The following nucleotide sequence is from Microbulbifer sp. A4B17.
ATGAAGCTAATTGGCTAAAAGCGGCCACTTGGGATCGCTTAATGATGAATCTTGGCCGGCCACAGTGGTACGGCACTCAGTTTGTTAAAGATGACTCTGGGAACTGGAGCCTGTATAACATTGATTCTGATATAGTCTCTGATCAGCAGCGAATAGATTGGTCCGTTCGTACACTAGAAGAATCAAAGGCCATGGAAAAGTCGCTAAATAGCAAAAAGAAAAGTGAGTATTAATGAAGCTCTTCAGAGCCAGCCAGTAGATACCAGGTTAGTCAGTTAACCACCAATCTCTGGCCACTGTTATCAAACATAGGGAGAGACAATAGTATGATACGAGCAGTTAAAGCTTCTGATTCTGCAGGGATTGCTAAAATCTACAATTACTATGTAGAGAATACTTGTATCACTTTTGAGGTAGAGCCAGTTTCTGCGGAAATTATCGCCGACCGAGTCGAAGAATGCTCAAAAAACAATCTTCCCTGGTTAGTTGCTGAGAATGAGGGCCGTTTAATTGGCTATTGTTATGCCAGCAAATGGAAAGGACGCTGTGCTTACCAATATTCGGTGGAGGCTACCGTGTACTTGGACACGAACTATTCTTCAAAAGGCTGGGGCTCGAAGCTCTATAATGAACTGTTTAAACAGTTAAGTGAACTCAATGTCCACGCGATAATCTGCGGCATAGCTCTACCAAATGCAGGCAGCGTAGCACTTCATGAGAAGTTTGGAATGGAAAAAGTTGCTCATTTCAAAGAGGTCGGCCGAAAATTTAACCAGTGGATAGATGTTGGTTATTGGCAGTGCTTACTCCCCTTAAGAAAGGAGAAAGCATGAAATAAGCACTTCATGAAGGGGTACATCTTAAGCAACTTCTGTGTACCCACATTTACCCTATTAGGGATTTTTAACCTAAATACTACCAAACCCTCTCTAAGGTCATAACTGCGAGCTTTTACGCAGCAAGAGCTATTACATAGAGTTATCGAGGCATTATTTAGGGCAGTGATTTCCCCCTCACATTTATACTCAAAATAAAAGTGGATGACTTGCTATCGAGAAAGCTGCAGCAATTACTGGATTACATTTAATTTAGCTCATATTCCATCAAAAGTTACTGGCTTATATGATCATTACACTTTTCACCCCGGAACCCTACCCCATTTAATGTAAGATAAAAGCTAAAAGCCAGAAAAGACACAGTAGCTGAAAACAAACATTC
It contains:
- a CDS encoding arsinothricin resistance N-acetyltransferase ArsN1 family B, which encodes MIRAVKASDSAGIAKIYNYYVENTCITFEVEPVSAEIIADRVEECSKNNLPWLVAENEGRLIGYCYASKWKGRCAYQYSVEATVYLDTNYSSKGWGSKLYNELFKQLSELNVHAIICGIALPNAGSVALHEKFGMEKVAHFKEVGRKFNQWIDVGYWQCLLPLRKEKA